The Microtus ochrogaster isolate Prairie Vole_2 linkage group LG3, MicOch1.0, whole genome shotgun sequence genomic sequence AGGTGCAACATGAGTAAGTTGCCTGCTCAGACTTGATATGTGGTATTGTTTACTGGCAACTTTGTCCCCTGTTGTCAGTCTGGTCAGTGAGCTTGGGAGCATGATTATGCTCTGGGGGCCACCACCTAGGGGCTAATacttctgttgcctgtgtttgGCAGATGATGGAGCTGGTGACCTACGGTCAGGAGATGAAGAATTCAGGGGGGTAAGTTCACCACAGATTCTTTGTCTCTGGGGTTTCTTCTGTCCTTTATCTTTCTTTACAGAGGTGGAAATAGCTGTATTGATAGACTCAACCACACAACTACCTATCTCTTGAGCACCCTGTAACAACTCTtactctctccttccccactccctctcctctcatACAGACATCCCAACCAGTGGTCCCCCTTCCTCCTTGTCCTCTTCCCCAGAAAAAGGTCCCAAATCATTCCTCTTGCTTTACTGTGTTGAATGTAGCCATCAGCCTTCTAATTGTAGGACTCTGTAGGGTGCCGCTGGCTCTGTCTGCAGCCTGTTGTCCTGATAGCCAGTCACTGGGGAGTGGCTGCAGAGGCCGGTTCTCAGGCCACACCACATTTCTGaggataattttctttctctctgtatatgGAGTTAGAAAATTTCTTCTAGGTACTTCTGGCAGTCAGGTGGAGAGAAGGGTGAGGGTGGGCTAACAGGTCTTCAATAGCTTTTCTCttctgggtggcaggaagtggaATCCAGAGCTTAAACAGTGCCCTTCAAGTGCTCCGTCATTGTCCACCTGGCTCTACCCGGCCTTGACACTTTCGTGAGAGTCTTGCTTGTTCCCCGTTCAGTTGACTTAGCTCTTGATGGTGGAAGTCTCTGCACATCTCTTGTCCAAGGCATTGACTCTGTTTAGATAATCATCGGATCTCTATTTATCCTAATTTGTTAGAATGCTAAATAAATACACTTGGAAATTGGGAAAGCCTATTTCCAATCAGTGTTGGAATTAGAATAATACAAACCAGAGCTGCTTCTCCTCCTACTAGTAGACTATATAGGATTTGCTGctgccacctgtctctgtctctgtctctgtctctctctctctctctctctctctctcacacacacNNNNNNNNNNNNNNNNNNNNNNNNNNNNNNNNNNNNNNNNNNNNNNNNNNNNNNNNNNNNNNNNNNNNNNNNNNNNNNNNNNNNNNNNNNNNNNNNNNNNCTTTGGAGAGAACCAAGTTAGTGACTTGGTAGTCTtttttgtagtctttttttttttcttcaatagttTATTTCACGTGTATAAAAGTGTTTTGCGTGCATGCCTGATGCATCCTGTGGTCAGAGGTGTTAGATGCCTTGTAACTAGATGTCCAGATgttcatgagccaccatgtggcttccagggattgaacccaggtcttctccaagaacaacaaatgctattgaccactgagccaactctccaagcCCCCTTTGTAGTCTTCTAGTGGCAGTGAATCATAACAGGGCACTTGGGCTCTGCTCTATGGCTCTGAGGTTTCCCTTATAGTGCCTCATTTCCCAGCACCATAGCAGGCCAAGGTCTGGTGAGACCACACATTAGGTATTAGGGCCTAGGCTGCTTATAGAGAATTTTGGAATTTCCACCTCACTGCCTGACATTGTGTTTACCTTTTTTAGGAGGATGAATTCTGTGACTCCAGGAAACAAAAAGGTAGGCATCACCCAGTATCCTTTGCAGCCTTCCTGTCTGACCCGCACTCACTGCCGAGCTCCATGGCATGGTAGAGGAGTTGCAGCTGTGCAGTGGGTCTACACTGTGGGAACCACCCCCAAAGCTTTGCTCCAGTCTTTGGGCCAGGATTTGCTTGAAAGAATTCATTTGCCTCAGTGGATATAGATATAGGTTATAGGAACTGGGGAGCCCATCTCTGGGTATCACCAGATACCCATGGTAGGAAAGTGTATTTCCAAAATCTGAGGAGAAAGAGGCCCCTTTTTTTTATTCCCTCTTCCCATATTCTGGCCCATTTTTGCTGTTCCTGCCAtctagttttttgggttttgggggtttttctgttttgttttgttttgcttgtttttgttctcaATCATCAACCTCAGTGTATGCCTTGGCCTTTGCCAGAAATACTGGCAGCTTTGATTGTGTGGACAGAGAACAAATACCTGCTATGGTTGGTCTTGAGGTTGCTAGGGTGACCTGTAAGGTGCTCTCAGGCCCAGATATCAAAAGCAAGAACAGGTCTTGTCAGTTCTAGGGCAAGAAACCCAAGAGCCCAACGAGGTTATACCGCTAGGGTGACTCGGAGAAGCCGCCTGCTTTGCAAGGCCTTAGATTCACTCTGCAGCCACTTGGTCTTTCTCCATGTTCTTATGGGCCTGTCCTAGCTGATTTCCCTCCATGATCATAGGCTGGCCTTCACCCCTTATGATGTGCAGGCCCTTGGCTCCTTTAAGGTTCTTGGGTTAACTATTCCTCAGATGTCCCCACCCCGCACATTAAAGTTTTGCCCACAGCACGGGATTCCTCCCCAGCTTTCAGCAGATCATGCAGCCGGGTAAATGCTAAAGCAAAGGTGACATGTTTGTTGCGCACAGGTCCTGCTGCCCAACCGGGATGACTATGCTATTAAACAGCAGTCATAGTTTCAGGCAGTGACCTCTTGCCAAAAGTCCCACACGTCCTTTTGAGAGGCTTCTGAGCAGCGCACGCCGGTCGCCATCTTCGTGGGACAGTCTCGGGACTGGCATCAGGGGTAGGGGTTACAGTTCAGATGCTTATACAACCTTTTTTCAGCATCCAGCCCTGACCCTGAGCCTGGGGATCTGGTGTGGTCTCATGCTGAGATACTGGCCACAGGGCTCTCCTGGGAGCTATGTCAGCCCAGGGAATGGATGGGAGGACCAATTGGTCTCTTCCCATTTTTGCTTTTAGGATTGCTTCCCACTCAGCCTTGGGAAAGTCCAAGGTTGTTGGTTTTCTGAGTGGAAGATAGAGATCGGGCCAGCAAGGACTGTCAGACCTGCTGAGTCCTTAGTTCAGGTGAGGCCAACTGGACGGTCACCACAGCCCACCTAGAGGTGGGATGGAGGGCGGCAGTGCagcttgctttattttctgaggCCTTCAACTTCTGCCTCTGTGGGGTTATTTGCTGCTCTTTGAGTGACATGGGAGAAGACCCAACAACAGAGTGCTATATTGGACCAGTAGTCTGGGACAGAACAGACTAGGTGGCCATGAGTGGGATGGGCCTCTGCCCATCAGGCCATGGGAGAAGTGAGGCAACTCCTCTGGGTTCTCATCAAAGGTCCTGGTACACAGGAGCCTCTAACAGCTCCTCAGTGCCATGGGATCCTGGCTCTGCCacaataaagaaatggaagatggGCACAAGGTGTGGCTGCCAAACTGCAGCATCCAACTTGGCCCTGGAGCCGACCTTGCCTGTAGGCTCCTCAGTGTCTCGAGGGGACTTTTCTGTTACAGGAGAAAAGGAGGATGAAGACGAGGATGTGAAGAAAAGACGGGAGAAGCAAAGGAGGAGAGACAGGATGCGGGACCGAGCAGCTGACAGGTAACAGCTGACAGGCCAGTGAGGCAGATTGACAGGCTAGGTAAAGAGTCTGGGCACTGTCTACCTCCCCAAGCTTACCTGTTCTCCCTCTGTAATGTATAGGAGTTTGGTTTGATGTAACTCCAGCTGTCAGGAGCTCTTAGCCAGGTTATTGGGAGGTACGACTTAGAGAAGTCTGTGAAAGGTGCATGTAGTTAGCCTTCTGGATTTGCTCCAAGAATCCGCCATCTTTCCTCATTGTTGGGATTAGGGCCTTTATGCTAGGACTGTGGAGGTCAAATGTGCCCATCAGCAGGCCGAAGGGAGCCCAATCCTGTCTGCTGACTTGGCATTCAGCCTCCCAGAAAGTGACCTTCATTTGACAGAAGTGGCAGGAGGAGTATGTCTTGGTTCTCTATCCAAATCTAGGCAATCTCTGGAATTCAACAGAGTGAGAATATTTGTGTATCAGATTTTGCTGGCCAATTTTGTCTCAGAATAGAAGAATGGCAAAATAGAAGAATGGTAAAATGCCAGACCCATAGAGTGCTGTTGTAATAATACACCATGGGTCTGTCTGTCATGATTCATTTGATTAAGCAGCTACTGGCTGGAAATCAGAGTCGCTACATTAGTGTTTGTTGCTTCTTACATAACAGGTACTCTTACCtacagaaccatctccccagaccaaatgatttcttaaatttattattgattGCAGGGTAGGGCATGTGTTTATgcagagatgtgtgtgtttgtgtgtgtgtattcatctgGCACAGCATGCTTATGAAGGTCAAAGAACAGTTTGTACGGGTTGGTTCTCTTTCCATCCTGTGGTTTCCTGCAGATCCATGTGAGCCTTTTAAGCTTGGTGTCAAGTGCCTTTACTCATTGAGCAATTTCTCCAAACTACTATCCTTGGTCTTAAGGCTCAGGTACTACCACAATTTTCCTGTGCAGAGAAATGCTTAGCAAAAGAGGTCCTAACAGTAGAAACGGGGAATCGACAAAACACAAAATCATCTTTTCCTAGAAGTTCACCAAAACCTTTGATTTGGATTGGTACAATGGGTAAAGACAGTTGTTTCACACCAGTTGCCTGATTCCTGGGATCCGCCTGGTAGGAGAAAGTCAGCTctcacagattgtcctctgaactctgcaCAAACACATGCTCCACTCCccaataaatgaaatttttaaaaagtcatttggtCTGGGGTGATGGTTCTCTAGGTAGGCACACTTGCTATGTAAGCATAAGGACCTaaattcaaatccccagcacctacaagaAAAGCCCATCAAAGCCATGTACATCTGTAGCTCAACActagggggtgggggtgagacagaaggatcacaggGGTTTGCTGGCTGAaagcccagctccaggttcagtgagagaccctgtctgaaaggaATGAGGTGTAGAGCGATGGAGCAGGACGTCTAGCCTCCTGTTGtttgtgcacccacacacataagcGGGCAGATGTATACACCCCTTGATTCAGAAATGATGAGGTCTGGGTGTCTTCATGCCAGAGGGAGAGGTGACATTTTTGTTGGGGATAATACCCATTGCATGCCAAGTAAATGCTATAATAACTGAATTACATCTGTGTCCTCAcatcttatatttttttgttttgttctgtttttaatcttCAATCTCAGCACTAATGACCAAGGATTTCAAAGAAATTTAAGATTGTTAGAGAaatctaggcatggtggtgtacatctttaatcccagcacttgggagccagaggcaggcaaggacagtcaaggctacacagagggggctggggagggggataTCAGAGAGTCACCACAACTTTTAGTAGTTTATCATCAGCCCTACCTAAAGGACCTGtgaatgtttccatttcttttatcattttagagAGTTCTTTTTGGCCCGGAACAGCTGGTATGCTACTGATGGAAtagttttcagaaaatatttgagagGCTGTACACTCTTCAGACAGGGACCTACAGTAATGTCTGTTTCCTTGCTGGGTTCATTGCTCAACACctaagagagagactgggaggcGCTCTCTGAACGCCCTTAAGGACCAGAAGAACCCTGTTTCCTGGGTGCATCTCTGTGCTCAGAGAAGAACTAGTGATTCCTTTCTGTGTTGCCTTCTAGGATTCAGTTTGCCTGTTCTGTATGCAAGTTTCGTAGCTTTGAAGATGAAGAAATCCAAAAGCATCTGCAAAGCAAATTTCATAAAGAGACGTTGCGGTTTATAAGTACCAAATTGCCCGACAAGACAGTGGAATTCCTCCAGGTAAAGTCTTCATGGAAAGCCCTGCCAGCATTAAAACCTGCAGAGGATTACAGGGAATGAGAGGCCTAAACATAATCCAGTTTCTTTCCCCAAATGGAAACTATTGTATGTGTTCCTGTGTCACAGAGTGATGATAGTTCTAACCACGGCGAGTTTTGATTTTGGAGCTGCCACACTAGGATCTTCTCACCCTTTTGAGTAGTCGAAAAATGTCCAGATAGTGTGTTCTCATTTCATTTGGTGGCATCTTTCCATCCTTCCAGGAGTACATCATAAACAGGAATAAGAAAATTGAGAAACGGCGCCAGGAATTGTTGGAGAAGGAAAGCCCTAAACCCAAACCAGATCCATTTAAAGGTCAGTTGTGATCCCAGTGTCCAggttattctgttttgttttgttttttgggtttttcgagacagggtttctctgtggctttggagcctgtcctggaactcgctctgtagaccaggctggtctcgaactcacagagatccgcctgcctctgcctctcgagtgctgggattaaaggcgtgcgccaccatcgcccggcttgtccAGGTTATTCTGGATGCTTTTTTTTAGAGGATTCGGGTTTGATTCCAGTCCAGttgattcacaactgtctgagatccagtgtcctcttttgGCTTCTATACATAGACAAGCATATAGACAGAATGCCTGTACACGTAAATatatgaagaggaagaaaaatagacGGTGCAGAGGCTTGAACAACTCTTCTGTGTTGCAGTACTTaactagcatgcatgaggcctggAATTATTTAATCCCTACACCATAAAAAACCAGTCCAAGCCgggcgcacgcatttaatcccagcactcaggaggcagaggcaggaggatctccgtgagttcaaggccagcctggtctacaagagctagttccaggacgggcaccaaaaactacagagaaaccctatctcaaaaaattaaaaaaaaaaaaaaaaaaaaaaacagtccaggAGTTGAAGAAATGCCTTGGCATTCATAGCACTGGCTGATCTCCTAGAGGTCCTGGATTTGATACCCAGGACCAACATGGCAatttacagctgtctgtaactccggttctcctggcctccttgggaaccaagcacacatgtggtgaacAGACATATGTGCGAGCAAAatgcaagttttaaaaaattaaaaaaatacagtgcaATGCCAGCCTAGGGCTACCAAGAATGTGAAGCCGAGTCCTGTGGGGAAAGCACGGGGTGGAAAGAAGCCCTGGGTGCAGTGAAACGAGAACAAAGCTGCATAGCCTCTCATCAGAGCGATGTGAAACAACCCGATGTCGTGTCGACAGAGCTGTAAGGATGAGGTGTGGGCATAGCACCTCACAGTGGGGCAGGTCTCCTGCAGGGATAGTTAGAGTGGGTTCCAACCTCTCACCTTGTGTCCTCATGATGACCTTAGAGGGTGGCACGGGGACAGTGTGGACcttgctgggaaggaggaaaagaactgTTTTTATATGGGTTCCTTTCCAGGGATTGGCCAGGAGCATTTCTTCAAGAAGATTGAAGCCGCACACTGCATGGCCTGTGACATGCTGATTCCTGCACAGCACCAGCTCCTCCAGCGGCATCTGCACTCTGTGGACCATAACCATAACCGAAGGGTAAGTCTTGTTTTGATTCAGACTGGCTTCTGGAGTGACCGACTATTGATGTTGTCCCAGGAGTGCTTGCGTTACTAGCAGGTCCTCAGTGAGCTTGTCGTCTTACTGTATCCATCACTCCCAGTTGTATTAAAATGCAAGTTGAAATGTAACTGTTCCTCCGCCCATGTGGAGGAGGCTGAGTTGAGAAGCAGGCTTTTATTCTCCTTGTTGGTTCTCTCTCGTTCTCGTTCTCTCGTTTCAGACAGGTTCTCACGGGGTAGCCGCcatctgacctggaactcaaagacccacgtgcctctgcctcccaggaattAACAGTATATATCTCCACACCCATCTTCGCCTTATTtcgaggtggggtggggggaagaaatTTGGTGACTGGATTGGCTGTATATAGTAGCTGAAATTCTGAATTGAAACTGGGTTTCTGTAAGGTGAGGCCAAGGGCCATTCAGAACTCAGTGGCCTAGGGGACTAACCTGGGTTTTGGTACTGGTTTGGTTTTTCCTTGATGATGAAGCTGAGTCTAAAGgcaaggttttgttgttgctgttgtttctttcataaaatgTCTGATTGTAAATACAGTTTGCCTTCATCTTTGAGTTCCACAGTCACAGATTGAACTAACGGAGGATTGAAAACATTTGATAGAGGAATTGCAACTATACTGAACACACTGCAATTCCTTAATGTTCCCCAGCCAATACCTTACCATAGCTGATAGCACAgcctttggtttttggtttttggtttttgtttttttttttttcgtttttcgagacagggtttctctgtggttttggagcctatcctggaactagctcttgtagaccaagctggtctcgaactcaccgagatccgcctgcctctgcctcccgagtgctgggattaaaggcgtgcgccaccaccgcccggctagcacaGCCTTTGTTATGTTAGGCTTAAAATGCAGGGAGGATATGCATAGATCCTGTACAAACACCAAGACCATTTTATAGGACATTTGGATGTCCTTTAAGTTTGTTACCTGAAGGGACCATGAAATCAGTTCCCTGCAGTTAGGATGCTCTGGGTCCAGAGGTCTGCTGTGCAGCACAACTGCTTTAGATAGGCAGAACAATCACAGTTAGAATGGGTTTGGCTACATTGCTGACCATTAGGTTAGCTTGTCAGTCATGATGGAGTAccaaggctgggcggtggtggcgcacgcctttaatcccagcactcgggtggcagaggcggcagatctctatgagttggagaccagcctggtctacaagagctagttccaggacaggctccaaagctacagagaaaccctgtctcaaaaaaaaaaaacaaaaaaaaaaagagtaccagTGCTGCCTACCCTTCTCTTAATGCttggtggtgtttttgttttggtttttcaagacagggtttctcaataaCAGTcttagttgttctggaactaactctagtccaggctggcctcgaactcagagatccacctttttctaccttctaagtgctgagatcaaaggtgtatgctaccactgcccggcctagtttcgtgttttttttgttttgttttgttttttcgagacagggtttctctgtggttttggagcctgtcctggaactagctcttgtagaccaggctggtctcgaactcacagaNNNNNNNNNNNNNNNNNNNNNNNNNNNNNNNNNNNNNNNNNNNNNNNNNNNNNNNNNNNNNNNNNNNNNNNNNNNNNNNNNNNNNNNNNNNNNNNNNNNNttgtagaccaggctggtctcgaactcacagagatccgcctgcctctgcctcccaagtgctgggattaaaggcgtgcgccaccaccgcccggcttctagtttcatttcttaactgtgataaaatacccccAAGCAGGGACCCCCTGAGAAcacaacccacagaatcaatgGCCCACCAGGACTCAATGGGGGCTCTCAGAGATCAGAGAACCTTCAGTGGATCTGAGCTGGGTCATCTGCATATGTTATGGCTGAGTAGCTTGATGTTCTTGTGGGAAACACCCTGACCATAAGCAACTTAGTGAAGAAAGGTTTACAATTCCAGGTTGTAGTACATCATTTCGAGGAAGTCCAGGTGGAGCCTGCATCAGCTGTCACTTTAGATTAGAGAGAATGGATGCATGCGTGCTTAGTGATCAGCTGGTTCTCTATCCTCTTACGTATGCAGTCCAGGAGTTGGGAGTTGGTGCCACCCCCTGACTCAGTACAGCATTGAGACTTTCTTCCAGGTGGTTGggttgtgtcaaggtgacagttAAAGTAGCCATCACATATACTGGCTAGTTTCTGGTTTCTCTTGGCTATTCTACAAAGCCTACTTTTGGTTGCCTTTTGCAGTTGGCTGCTGAGCAGTTCAAGAAAACAAGTCTCCATGTGGCTAAGAGTGTTTTGAACAACAAACATATAGTGAAGATGCTGGAAAAATACCTCAAGGTTTGTATTTGTGACTCTAGTGAGCCAAAAAAGCCTTGGAGGGGGTGGTGGGAGatttatatatatggaatatagcCAGAGTACAGTGACAAgcatttatttctgaatttttactatttacttgtttgtttatatgtttttttgagttttgttttgtttccttcaggacaggatttctctgtgtaacagccttggctgtcctagacctaccctgtagaccaggcacatgtcaccatacctggctagcatttctgaattttgaaaaaaaaaaaaaaaaacgaaagacATTAAAACACAGAGGGCtgtccgggtggtggtggcgcacgcctttaatcccagcactcaggacacagagacaagtgtatctctgtgagttcgagaccagcctggtctattgaacaagttccaggacagacaccaaagttacagagaaaccttatcttgaaaaaccaaggaaaaaaaaaaaaagaaaagaaaaataccaggaGGGCTGGATCTGTGACATTGGGGTTTCTAGAGACTTCTGTGATTGGGGATGTAGTGCTGCTTAGTAGATGGCTACATCACACCATGCAGACACCAGAGAAAGCCATGGTTGTCTAGCTGTGAAGTACTGGGCAGATGCTGATGGTGTGCTTTGTATAACGCATCCAAGCTGGGTgcagtgacacatgcctgtcatcccggCTACCCTGGAGCCAAGGAAGGCCTGGTCTCataacaaaacaatgaaataaactaCAAATGAAGTTAAAAGTGCTTAAAAATGTGGTGGCACGCATCTGAAGTACTGGCCCTTGGGAGCCAGATGCAAGAGGAttactgaatttgaggccagccagggccgtAACACCAGGCTAAAACTGTGGATAGGGTCTCTGGGTGGCACTAGTGGTGGAGTACTTGTTTATTAGCATATGTGGTAACTAGGATTTCATCCCTGACACTCCCTTCCCAAAATGTGCATGATGATTAACAAATGaggggccatgaatttgagggcagAGGGAaacatgggaagagttggagcAAGGAGAGGGGAAATGGTATGAGTACAgtacttctgtgtgtgtgaagttaaataaaagtaatgagctgaggggctggagagatggctcagtggttaagagcattgcctgctcttccaaaggttctgagttcaattcccagcaaccacatggtggctcacaaccatctttaatgaggtctggtgccctcttctggcctgcagacatacacacagacagaatattgtatacataataaataaataaaaattaaaaaaaaaaaagtaatgagcTGAAAGCTGCAGTATGCTGCTTTGCAGACCTCCTCAAAACCACAGCTCCTCACAAACTGGGCCTCTGGCTCTAGCACTGatttgtgtttcctctttgttCAGGGTGAGGATCCTTTTGCCAATGAAACAGTTGATCTTGAGACAGAAGGAGATGACAAtgttggagggaaggaagagactcCAGAGGAAGTAGCTGCAGAAGTCTTAGCAGAGGTGATTACAGCAGCGGTGAGAGCTGTagagggggaaggagagccaGCTGCAGAGCGTAATGAAGTTATAGCTGAAGAGGAAGGCCCTGTGGACACAGCAGAGACCAGTAGTGACCCCAACACTGAAAAGTCGCTGGGAGAGCAGACCTGTGCAACAGCGTCTGAAAATAGGAACACCGAAGACAAGGCTAGAAGCGAGGCCACTGAGGCCAGAAATGAAGTATTCATAGCGGCAACAGAGAGCACCATACCTGTTACAGCTATCCCAGGAATCATGGACGATGAAATGGAGCAAACTGATGCAGACTCTAAAGATACCCCCACGGAATGACCTCTGTCTCCCTGTTCAAAgggatgtgttttattttctctttgatttataAGCAGTACTAGGGTGTGTGTTACTTGGTGGAAAGACTCAGCCATTTCCTTCCCAATGTACCTCAAGGGCTGATGCTGTACAGTGGATGGCTTCCCACCTCTGTTAGAATATGAAAAGAGGTAAACATTTTTTCCCAAGTGGCCTTTGGCTGTCTGCACTGCAGTTAGACTAATAAAGTAGATCTTCCTGATGCTTGGTAAATACAGCAACTGACAgaatgtggggttttgttttgtggtgtttgtCTTTTGCTTGGGAAACAGCTTGATGATAGGAATATAACTtgctcaaggtttttttttttttttaattatttagggGGATTCCCTTATTTACCTTCATGGTATGTGGGACATAATGGTTCAACCATCCGTGTGGGTGAGGGCTTTTCAagacactgtagaccaggctggaactcatagagatccaccgtctgcctcctgcgtgctgggattaaaggtgtgcactgctatTGCTTGgcgacatttttttttttttaattcgatTCGTTACTTTAACTTTGGCATTGAGATAGCATATTGCTTGGCCCACACTGACCTCAGaactcaatcctcctgtctcagccctggAATACTGGGACCGTGTGTATACAGCCATGACCAGCTGGATTTTGGTTGTTATAATGCGCTGTATTCTATGTTCCGTCTCTGTCATAATCACAGCATTGGCCTTGGCCTGTGCATGAGGTCTGAGAAAGCCCCTGGAGCTTTCCATAGGCTGTGCTTGCTGATCAGtttcatgttttgtcttttttttggggggggggggtcgagacacagtttctctgtagccttggagcctgtcctggaacttgctcttgtagaccaggctggccttgaactcacaggagaGCCACCtgttgcctctgtctcccagtgctaggattaaaagcatgcgccaccactgcctggctcatgttttccctctttGTGTTCCATCTCACCATTAATGCAGGATGTTAGTTTTGTTGTCTCTTAATTCCGTTATTCCCACAT encodes the following:
- the Akap8 gene encoding A-kinase anchor protein 8: MEQGYGGYGAWSAGPANTQGTYGSSVASWQGYDNYSYYNAQNTNVSAGAPYSYGPASWEATKASDGGLAAGSSAMHMASFAPEPCTDNSDSLIAKINQRLDMLSKEGGRGGTSSGGEGIQDRDSSFRFQPYEPYDSRPCLPEQNPYRPSYSYDYDFDLGADRNGSFGGTFNDCRDPTPERGSLDGFMRGRGQGQTRFQDRSNSSTFIRSDPFMPPSSSSEPLPAAWNELNYMGGRGLAGPSTSRPPPSLFSQSMAPDYSMMGMQGVGGFGSTMPYGCGRSQTRIRDWPRRRGFERFGPDSMGRKRKQFPLYEEPDAKLARADSEGDLSENDDGAGDLRSGDEEFRGEDEFCDSRKQKGEKEDEDEDVKKRREKQRRRDRMRDRAADRIQFACSVCKFRSFEDEEIQKHLQSKFHKETLRFISTKLPDKTVEFLQEYIINRNKKIEKRRQELLEKESPKPKPDPFKGIGQEHFFKKIEAAHCMACDMLIPAQHQLLQRHLHSVDHNHNRRLAAEQFKKTSLHVAKSVLNNKHIVKMLEKYLKGEDPFANETVDLETEGDDNVGGKEETPEEVAAEVLAEVITAAVRAVEGEGEPAAERNEVIAEEEGPVDTAETSSDPNTEKSLGEQTCATASENRNTEDKARSEATEARNEVFIAATESTIPVTAIPGIMDDEMEQTDADSKDTPTE